The window TGAGGGACCCACGCTTGGCCAGGTTGTCCAGCTCCACCACGCCGAGGTCGCCAGGCGTGCGGccgcccctgcagccccagcggCTCCGGCACAGCGACAGCACCACGGTCCCGTACACATAGGTGAGCACCAGGGGCACGCCGACACCTGCGGGCACACAAAGGgtcactgcccagcccagcccagcccggctggCCCCAGACAGCccccacagtgccacccccacCGTGGGCAGTGCCCTCGGCACTCACCCACAGTGAGAGCTGTTATGATAGGGGACACAAagagggacaggaggacactgctggtgacagagaggcactgctggcacccgGACAGGCTGCTCCGCCGGCTCTGGCCCAGCACCTCGGGGACAAGACAGAAAGGTGAAGGGCTCCACAAAgacctcagcacagccccagggactcagcctcttcccagcctggcagagctccagccacagccacccaGACACCCCTTCCTCgccccagggacaggcagctaccacagcactgccaccacagCACAGGTGTCCCTGGAAAGCCCCCCTAGGACCCTTCCTCCTTTTGCCCACCCTGACCCCActccccaggctgagcacacctgcactggcaggggctgctgggggcagcagcaggtcctggcaAGGCAGGACTGGGctgtcaggggtggcacagggatgtgctgagggCTATCAGGGGTGacacagggatgtgctgagggtggtcaggggtggcacagggatgtgctgtgggcagcagggagcactgCAGGTCTGTCCAGGCCAAGAGCCATGGGGTACCAGgttcagcagggagcaggaccACAGCTGCCAGTACCTTCCTACCCATGTAGATGGGGATCCCAATGGTGATGACAGGGACAGCAACGCCTGCAGCAAGGGAGATGACCATGGGCGCTCCCAGCACCATGCCCAGCTGCCACAGGATCCTCCGGGTCCGGGACCACGGCCTCTTCCCCCAGAAGGTGcagccagaggggctgtgggcagagagcagggctgagccaagGCTTCTGTGAGTGGCAGCAGAGACCAGCAGAGTCTGGCCCCATGTCAGGGACATCCACAAGCCCACCTGAGAGCAGGCAGCCAGGCTCCCCaaccctgagctccagctgcctcccacggggtgccagcagccagccccagccccagccagcagcacagagcaccctgctccccctggctaaccccaaacctggggcagggcctggctgcccccatcccagctccccatcCTGTCAGGGCCCCCAGCCCCAAGGCTCTGCACTGACCTCAGAAAGTGCACGTCAGAGatctcctgcaggcagagccagcagaagAGGCAGCCACAGACTGTGCAGTTCATGCGATTGCAGCTGCCATCATTGATCTTCATGATGAAGGCGCTGCAGCGAGGACAGACCTTGATGTCCTCGGCCTCAGCTGGGGGGAGACAAGATGGGATgggggagcaggacagagcagtgTGCGTccatcccagtctgtcccagtgtgCATCCATGCCAGCCTGTCTCaggcctgtccctgtcccagtgttCATCCATGCCAGCCggtcccagcctgtccctgtcccagtgttcatccatcccagcctgtccctgtcccagtgtgCATCCATCCCAGCCTTCCTCATCCCACAGGAATCATGGGGGGAGCCAAGGTCCCTCTACACACTCCAGCCCAagtggcacaggggctgtgagaTGCATCAGAGGGAGCTCTGgatcctggctgcagcagccccccaggcaggaggcagagaggcacagggctgtgccaaaccccagccctgctgctcccacccctggCCAGGGTGGGCTCACCGTGGGCTGGCTCCTCGGGCTGTGCTGAGGGCgtggccaggctgggggtgggTGCCACCGGAGCACAGGGGCCCTcggggtgccagggctgccggCAGTGGTAGCAGAACTCGGTGCCACAGCCCTCACGGCCGCAGGTGAGGCGGGGACACTCGGCAcagccatgggcaaggacagcgtagctgtggggagagggcagcaggggctggggcacagcagggcaccagctggggctggggcacagcagggcacccCTCCCcgcacagccaggccaggctgtgccagtcCTGGTCCTGCACTGAGCTGGAGCCACAGCCCCggctcaggagagctgggacCCCCCCTCAGCTGGGATCCCACCCtgtccagcagccctggggctcacaGAGTACCTAGCACAGCCAAGGAGACAAGAGctgcacaggctctgcagccagacCAGGACTGgacacctccctgggcacagccggCCCAAGGCAGGACAAAGGGATGGGAACCCGGCCTGGGAAGGGCTCACAGGACACGGGCACACCCTGCACCCCGCCCCGCATTCCCGCCCGTGCTGCGGTACCTGCAGTCGGGGGCAGGGCACCAGCGGGTGCCGGGGTCCGCCACCAGCAGCCGCCGCAGCAGGAACTCCTCGTACTTGTCGCGGAGGGCGGGCTCGGGGAGGAGCCGGTGCACGTCGTGGGGCTGGATGGCGGCGGGGCAGTGCGGGCAGGCCACGGGCACGCGGCTCTCGGTGACGGCCAGGCGCAGGtactgctgcaggcagccccgGCAGGAGCGGTGCGAGCAGCAGCCCAGCGCGGGGAACGCCTCGGGGGGCTGcggcagcaggcacaggggacactCCTCCAGCGCCTCGCCCAGGGCCAGCACCACCTGGGGCTCCTCGGGCTCCGGTGGCTCCGGTTCTGGTGGTGCCTCCCCCCG of the Camarhynchus parvulus chromosome 3, STF_HiC, whole genome shotgun sequence genome contains:
- the LOC115902067 gene encoding LOW QUALITY PROTEIN: E3 ubiquitin-protein ligase RNF19B-like (The sequence of the model RefSeq protein was modified relative to this genomic sequence to represent the inferred CDS: inserted 1 base in 1 codon) is translated as MEQPTRVPGPRRLLGCFRRKPRPXRGEAPPEPEPPEPEEPQVVLALGEALEECPLCLLPQPPEAFPALGCCSHRSCRGCLQQYLRLAVTESRVPVACPHCPAAIQPHDVHRLLPEPALRDKYEEFLLRRLLVADPGTRWCPAPDCSYAVLAHGCAECPRLTCGREGCGTEFCYHCRQPWHPEGPCAPVAPTPSLATPSAQPEEPAHAEAEDIKVCPRCSAFIMKINDGSCNRMNCTVCGCLFCWLCLQEISDVHFLSPSGCTFWGKRPWSRTRRILWQLGMVLGAPMVISLAAGVAVPVITIGIPIYMGRKVLGQSRRSSLSGCQQCLSVTSSVLLSLFVSPIITALTVGVGVPLVLTYVYGTVVLSLCRSRWGCRGGRTPGDLGVVELDNLAKLNELWSALPSPRAAEDGAPDAATSLSLPSSGRSPRPARPQGDSQSASTVALAGSMLSEGQDTSDREGVTIEVEVSVEAVPRSARQQSLSSALSGQSLSGDSLGATSDRGSSVGVPVE